In Mercurialis annua linkage group LG5, ddMerAnnu1.2, whole genome shotgun sequence, a single genomic region encodes these proteins:
- the LOC126679966 gene encoding uncharacterized protein LOC126679966 — protein MKREGRQHGMVRTCRILPSPFNPSPHTTFINRLESPPTAGLFSKVRPRPTNHSKFTGKCGKPRCNECHMNPSSKSKDKTKGTHKMKSGDGLSNFTSMSGFSAAGVLDHIDDVDFYDHD, from the coding sequence ATGAAGAGAGAGGGACGCCAACACGGGATGGTCAGAACCTGCAGAATCTTGCCATCTCCATTTAATCCAAGCCCTCATACAACATTCATCAACCGCCTGGAATCACCACCCACCGCCGGATTATTCAGCAAGGTCCGGCCAAGACCCACAAACCACTCCAAGTTCACCGGAAAGTGTGGAAAGCCAAGGTGCAACGAGTGCCATATGAACCCATCTTCTAAGTCTAAAGACAAAACTAAAGGTACCCACAAAATGAAGTCCGGTGATGGTTTGTCAAATTTTACATCCATGTCTGGCTTTTCTGCTGCGGGCGTATTGGATCACATTGATGACGTTGATTTTTATGATCATGATTAg
- the LOC126679964 gene encoding cystinosin homolog: MATWNSIPLEITYQTLGWIAFFSWSISFYPQVILNFRRKSVVGLNFDFVVLNLTKHSSYLIYNASLYFSSAIQQQYFQKFGFGQMIPVAANDVAFSIHAVLLTAVTLIQIIIYDRGNQKVSKLSIAIVCAVWLTAAICFFVALPGHSWLWLITIFNSIQVFMTVIKYIPQAIFNFMRKSTDGFSIGNILLDFVGGVTNYGQMAVQSIDQNSWVNFYGNIGKTLLSVVSVFFDLLFMCQHYILYPEKKAHPSRKINNEGAEPLIKSSDEVTSENV; encoded by the exons atggcGACATGGAATTCAATTCCACTGGAAATCACATATCAAACATTGGGTTGGATCGCTTTCTTTTCTTGGTCTATCAGTTTCTACCCACAAGTCATCTTGAATTTTCGTCGCAAAAg TGTGGTGggattgaattttgattttgtggTGTTGAATTTGACAAAGCACTCCTCTTATTTGATTTACAATGCTTCTCTTTACTTTAGCTCTGCTATTCAGCAACAGTATTTTCAGAAATTTGGCTTTGGACAG ATGATACCTGTTGCTGCAAATGATGTTGCTTTTTCAATACATGCTGTACTGTTAACAGCAGTTACACTCATTCAAATTATAATCTATGAT CGAGGAAATCAAAAGGTCTCTAAGCTTTCTATAGCAATTGTATGTGCCGTGTGGTTAACTGCTGCTATCTGTTTTTTCGTAGCTTTACCTGGCCACTCTTGGTTGTGGCTCATCACCATATTCaa CTCAATACAAGTTTTCATGACAGTCATCAAGTATATTCCACAG GCAATATTCAACTTTATGAGAAAGAGCACCGACGGCTTTAGCATTGGGAACATTTTGCTTGATTTTGTTGGAGGAGTGACAAATTATGGCCAGATGGCTGTGCAATCAATAGATCAAA ATTCGTGGGTGAACTTTTACGGCAACATAGGGAAGACACTCTTATCTGTG GTCTCCGTGTTCTTTGACCTCCTATTCATGTGTCAACATTATATCTTATACCCTGAAAAGAAAGCACATCCATCTCGGAAGATCAATAACGAAGGTGCAGAGCCACTGATCAAGTCGTCCGATGAAGTGACATCAGAAAATGTGTGA
- the LOC126681913 gene encoding uncharacterized protein LOC126681913, with product MSPFCIVYGKACQLPVELEHKAYWAIKKLNYDFKAAGEKRMLQLNELDEIRFNAYENIKLYKEKTKRWHDAHISPKTFEVGAFVLLYNSRLRLFPGKLKSRWSRPFKIRHVADHGALELENQKGETFKVNGHRCKPYLGPLTDQIGEQVYLAPPS from the coding sequence ATGTCTCCTTTTTGCATCGTCTATGGAAAAGCGTGTCAGTTACCGGTGGAATTAGAGCACAAGGCTTATTGGGCCATCAAAAAGTTGAATTATGATTTCAAGGCGGCGGGTGAGAAGCGCATGTTACAACTCAATGAGTTGGATGAAATCCGAttcaatgcttatgagaatattAAGCTTTATAAGGAGAAGACAAAAAGGtggcatgatgctcacatcTCACCCAAGACTTTTGAGGTAGGAGCCTTTGTGTTGCTCTACAATTCAAGGTTAAGATTGTTCCCCGGAAAATTGAAATCTCGGTGGAGTAGACCTTTCAAGATCCGGCATGTAGCGGACCATGGAGCTCTAGAATTGGAAAAccaaaagggggaaacgtttaagGTCAACGGACACCGTTGCAAGCCCTACTTGggacctttgacggatcaaATAGGCGAACAAGTCTATCTAGCCCCTCCTTCATGA